A DNA window from Thermococcus sp. 4557 contains the following coding sequences:
- a CDS encoding DUF2101 family protein, which yields MSMEDLLYRIGESVYSVGGKVRGFLFPTPTERPPKFSLLKRFIRKPLTVHEFLSLRLQIAFLIYLLANLAMLLIRLSPIWIAAVGAAYLMYLRYTLLKNRDFFIAPQPYRTFYYGISGITLAAFLGYTAVRRIATSVYYYYGYLVVVFAAVMAFRWYFKQKYGRDYTYGVVEEIKGDVVRVFVHDDIAANVKPGHYWVDAVEDLEVGRVVKLIVEDRKLKGAVPVRIIEVYLEEPPAQSSQSSTEPKEETE from the coding sequence ATGTCCATGGAGGATCTGCTGTACCGCATAGGCGAATCAGTGTATTCGGTAGGTGGCAAGGTTAGGGGTTTTCTGTTTCCCACCCCTACCGAAAGACCCCCCAAGTTCAGCCTCCTCAAGAGGTTCATCAGGAAGCCCCTAACCGTTCACGAGTTTCTCAGCCTCAGACTCCAGATAGCGTTTCTTATCTACCTCCTGGCCAACCTGGCGATGCTGCTCATTCGGCTGAGCCCAATATGGATAGCGGCCGTTGGAGCGGCCTACCTCATGTACCTCCGGTACACCCTCCTGAAAAACAGGGACTTCTTCATAGCCCCCCAGCCGTACAGAACATTCTACTACGGAATCTCAGGAATAACCCTCGCCGCGTTCCTCGGATACACTGCAGTAAGAAGGATCGCGACCTCCGTGTACTACTACTATGGCTACCTGGTGGTCGTCTTCGCGGCCGTCATGGCATTCAGGTGGTACTTCAAGCAGAAATACGGAAGGGACTACACCTACGGCGTTGTTGAGGAGATTAAAGGCGATGTCGTCAGGGTCTTTGTGCACGACGACATAGCGGCGAACGTCAAGCCCGGCCACTACTGGGTCGATGCCGTGGAAGACCTGGAAGTTGGCAGGGTCGTGAAGCTCATCGTGGAGGACAGAAAGCTCAAGGGGGCAGTTCCGGTAAGGATAATAGAAGTTTACCTCGAGGAACCCCCCGCTCAATCTTCCCAGAGCTCGACGGAGCCAAAGGAAGAAACCGAATGA
- the guaA gene encoding glutamine-hydrolyzing GMP synthase — translation MWERFIEEKVEEIRGTVGDGKAIIALSGGVDSSVAAVLAHKAIGDKLHAVFVNTGFMRKGEPEFVVRTFRDEFGLNLHYVDAGERFFSELKGVTDPEEKRKIIGRVFIEVFEEVAREIDAQFLIQGTIAPDWIESKGKIKSHHNVGGLPERLNLKLIEPLRDLYKDEVRELGKELGLPEKIYNRMPFPGPGLAVRVLGEVTPEKVAIVREANAIVEEEIEKAGLKPWQAFAVLLGVKTVGVQGDIRAYKETIAVRVVESLDGMTANAMNVPFEVLQRIAFRITSEIPEVGRVLYDITNKPPATIEFE, via the coding sequence ATGTGGGAGAGGTTCATCGAGGAGAAGGTTGAGGAGATTAGGGGAACGGTCGGTGATGGTAAGGCAATAATAGCACTCTCCGGCGGCGTTGACAGCTCGGTCGCTGCGGTGCTTGCTCACAAGGCCATAGGCGATAAACTCCACGCGGTCTTCGTCAACACCGGCTTTATGAGGAAGGGTGAACCTGAATTCGTCGTCAGGACCTTCAGGGACGAGTTCGGTCTCAACCTGCACTACGTCGATGCCGGCGAGAGGTTCTTCAGCGAGCTTAAAGGGGTCACCGACCCCGAGGAGAAGAGGAAGATAATCGGCAGGGTCTTCATTGAGGTGTTTGAAGAGGTCGCGAGGGAGATCGACGCCCAGTTCCTAATCCAGGGAACGATAGCCCCGGACTGGATCGAGAGCAAGGGGAAAATCAAGAGCCACCACAACGTTGGAGGACTGCCCGAGAGGCTCAACCTCAAGCTGATAGAGCCGCTCCGCGACCTCTACAAGGACGAGGTCAGGGAGCTGGGTAAGGAGCTTGGATTACCTGAGAAGATATACAACCGCATGCCCTTTCCGGGGCCGGGATTGGCCGTCCGCGTCCTTGGAGAGGTCACGCCGGAGAAGGTTGCCATCGTTAGAGAGGCAAACGCCATAGTCGAGGAGGAGATCGAGAAGGCCGGTCTAAAGCCCTGGCAGGCATTCGCTGTTCTGCTGGGGGTGAAGACCGTCGGCGTTCAGGGCGACATAAGGGCCTACAAGGAAACAATCGCCGTCCGCGTTGTTGAGAGCCTCGATGGTATGACGGCCAACGCCATGAACGTTCCCTTCGAGGTCCTGCAGAGGATAGCCTTCAGGATAACCAGCGAGATTCCCGAGGTTGGAAGGGTGCTCTACGACATCACCAACAAGCCTCCGGCAACGATTGAGTTCGAGTGA
- a CDS encoding GMP synthase subunit A, translating into MIVIMDNGGQYVHRIWRTLRYLGVEARIIPNTTPLEEIKAMKPKGIIFSGGPDIEKTGNCSAILEHYDEFNVPILGICLGHQLIAKHFGGKVGKGEKAEYSLVEVEILEENDIFQGLPKRLKVWESHMDEVKELPEGFRLLARSETCPVEAMKHESLPIYGVQFHPEVFHTERGADIYRNFAELCGELS; encoded by the coding sequence ATGATAGTTATAATGGACAACGGCGGGCAGTACGTCCACAGGATTTGGAGAACCCTGCGCTATCTCGGCGTCGAGGCCAGGATAATCCCCAACACGACGCCGCTTGAGGAGATAAAGGCCATGAAGCCAAAGGGCATAATCTTCTCGGGCGGCCCGGACATCGAGAAGACCGGCAACTGCTCCGCCATCTTGGAGCACTACGACGAGTTCAACGTTCCAATCCTTGGCATCTGCCTTGGCCACCAGCTGATAGCGAAGCACTTCGGCGGAAAGGTTGGGAAGGGTGAGAAGGCCGAATACAGCCTCGTTGAGGTGGAGATACTGGAGGAGAACGACATCTTCCAGGGACTTCCGAAGAGGCTCAAGGTCTGGGAGAGCCACATGGACGAGGTGAAGGAGCTTCCCGAGGGCTTCAGGCTCTTGGCCAGGAGTGAGACCTGCCCGGTTGAGGCCATGAAGCACGAGAGCCTGCCGATATACGGCGTGCAGTTCCACCCTGAGGTCTTCCACACGGAGCGTGGGGCAGACATTTACCGCAACTTTGCGGAGCTCTGCGGGGAGCTCAGCTAG
- the twy1 gene encoding 4-demethylwyosine synthase TYW1 — protein sequence MALTFKSNPNMPEEIASLFRKQHYALVGRHSSVKLCHWLKESIKHDRFCYKQKFYNIHSHRCLQMTPVTAWCTHNCIFCWRPMEGFLGTELPEPWDDPAFIVEESIKAQRKLLVGYKGMPGINMKKFEEAWNPKHAAISLSGEPMLYPYMGDLVEEFHKRGFTTFIVTNGTVPERLEEMIKEDKLPSQLYVSLTAPDVETYNRVNVPMIPDGWDRIKQTLELMKDAETRTVIRLTLVKGENMHNPEGYAKLIKLANPMFVEAKAYMFVGYSRNRLTINNMPRHEEIRAFAEELVKHLPGYHIEDEYEPSRVVLIMRDDVDSHGTGIGGRFIKH from the coding sequence ATGGCATTAACGTTCAAGTCCAACCCGAACATGCCGGAGGAGATTGCGAGTCTCTTCAGGAAGCAGCACTACGCGCTCGTGGGCAGGCACAGCTCGGTCAAGCTCTGCCACTGGCTCAAGGAGAGCATAAAGCACGACCGCTTCTGCTACAAGCAGAAGTTCTACAACATACACTCCCACCGCTGCCTGCAGATGACGCCTGTTACGGCGTGGTGCACCCACAACTGCATATTCTGCTGGCGCCCGATGGAGGGCTTCCTCGGCACGGAGCTCCCGGAGCCGTGGGACGACCCGGCCTTCATCGTCGAGGAGAGCATAAAGGCCCAGCGCAAGCTCCTCGTCGGCTACAAGGGCATGCCCGGCATAAACATGAAGAAGTTCGAGGAGGCGTGGAACCCGAAGCACGCGGCGATAAGCCTCTCCGGCGAGCCGATGCTGTACCCCTACATGGGCGACCTCGTCGAGGAGTTCCACAAGCGCGGTTTCACGACCTTCATCGTCACCAACGGAACCGTTCCGGAGAGGCTCGAGGAGATGATAAAGGAGGACAAGCTGCCGAGCCAGCTCTACGTCTCGCTGACGGCTCCCGACGTCGAGACCTACAACAGGGTTAACGTCCCCATGATCCCCGACGGCTGGGACAGGATAAAGCAGACGCTCGAGCTTATGAAGGACGCCGAGACGAGGACGGTGATAAGGCTGACCCTCGTCAAGGGCGAGAACATGCACAACCCAGAGGGCTACGCGAAGCTGATAAAGCTCGCCAACCCGATGTTCGTCGAGGCGAAAGCGTACATGTTCGTCGGCTATTCGCGCAACAGGCTCACCATCAACAACATGCCGCGGCACGAGGAGATAAGGGCCTTCGCCGAGGAGCTGGTGAAGCACCTGCCCGGCTATCACATCGAGGACGAGTACGAGCCGAGCAGGGTCGTGCTAATAATGCGCGACGACGTCGATTCCCACGGAACCGGAATCGGCGGCAGATTCATAAAGCACTGA
- a CDS encoding DUF2341 domain-containing protein, producing the protein MRKRRAYIINSTVILLIIPLILLLATYEDVSSQIVFYQSERMQVERTYRVVSYIEMDFQRTLEISGKRAVVTVVDYIASTGNFLSASSSPANITIRDLMLVEEAQGVSQQYADKLMKDQTVFRWLLNISSELDKQGYTLEVDDTAISDVASMSRDKRKEFLRKNVDITVAPLDSFRIVVRARIDNVKIYDSANNVVYQGTIPRDGYVYSIVSIEELEDPMFSALTGGRYFRSIRPCNYTYPELIDRPIKVLYGDGASTVYHYPGVYSKTTDIGNIFFGNAYPGDGASAYVIKSGTPTDPSIPMIVNTSLTEGGDLADPSKVFKTGDLGVLAFDETSGGGSNSWCSGLEYRLNITVTNNAGEDLNDYQIPILLSTAKDLTTQVLGFLFSHTDYSENQDPFKNGAAIEIYDENCRPVPFWIEYWSPRKSKALIWIRDSLEDRESKTYSIYFGEGTPTKGYHPEQVFLFFDDFTDPWTEKWQEVDDTPTQSGGELTIPGGNSYYVVRTKETLDYSDSFAIRFRMKGTANSDWDSGVGIDDVLRHTVLFTDDYSGSGDGMAIHLAGWWPATAVGDGGRADIRTFNTYEAQVVPLTNILRITEFTFRDILDQDANAISRQERADTRSLGWTFGTPQYVYLVTDTDGSTIPDTIFDYVLVRKHPSSGDLLDDPNFNGIKVSSPQKLRRDIEEKPEGSSSITITPARAYDLQPFVECLMDQRYFGTYSGWSFFERLENSNRNHEGYVRLAKRMQDELGIKYGNEYYPIGLVSFMIPHRVYDEKLFNIFVSLQIAPEEGVSSADYNFLNHYFKSRDVISSTGYRVWGISYEDPNNPNPNLHNPREVPFFIDYETATAIFGTEGANDLLKR; encoded by the coding sequence ATGAGAAAGAGACGGGCGTACATCATAAACTCCACCGTCATACTCCTAATCATACCACTCATACTCCTCCTCGCCACTTACGAGGACGTATCCTCCCAGATAGTCTTCTATCAGAGCGAGAGGATGCAGGTCGAGAGGACGTACAGAGTGGTGTCGTACATAGAGATGGACTTCCAGAGAACCCTGGAGATATCCGGGAAGAGGGCGGTGGTAACCGTAGTCGATTACATAGCAAGCACCGGAAACTTCCTGAGCGCCTCCAGCAGCCCTGCCAACATCACCATAAGGGACCTGATGCTGGTCGAAGAAGCCCAGGGTGTGAGCCAGCAGTACGCGGACAAGCTGATGAAGGATCAGACCGTTTTCAGGTGGCTGCTCAATATCTCCTCCGAGCTTGACAAGCAGGGGTACACACTGGAGGTGGACGACACCGCCATTTCAGACGTGGCAAGCATGAGCCGCGATAAGAGAAAAGAGTTCCTCCGGAAGAACGTTGATATAACCGTCGCCCCCCTCGACTCGTTCAGGATAGTTGTGAGGGCCAGAATAGACAACGTCAAGATATACGATTCGGCGAATAACGTCGTTTACCAGGGCACGATTCCAAGGGACGGCTACGTGTACTCCATCGTGTCGATAGAGGAACTGGAGGACCCGATGTTCTCAGCCCTAACCGGTGGAAGGTACTTCAGATCCATAAGGCCGTGCAACTACACGTACCCCGAGCTAATAGACAGGCCGATAAAGGTTCTCTACGGCGACGGAGCCAGCACCGTGTACCATTACCCTGGTGTCTATTCCAAGACCACAGATATCGGGAACATCTTCTTCGGAAACGCGTACCCCGGCGATGGTGCCTCGGCGTACGTCATAAAGAGCGGAACGCCCACGGACCCATCCATTCCGATGATAGTGAACACAAGCCTGACTGAAGGGGGAGATCTGGCCGATCCTTCTAAAGTTTTCAAAACAGGGGATCTGGGAGTCCTGGCATTCGATGAGACGTCGGGTGGCGGCTCGAACAGCTGGTGCTCGGGCCTGGAGTACCGGCTGAACATAACCGTGACCAACAACGCAGGCGAGGACCTCAACGACTATCAAATACCCATACTGCTGAGCACCGCCAAGGATCTAACGACCCAGGTTCTCGGCTTCCTGTTCTCCCACACGGACTACTCAGAAAACCAAGACCCCTTCAAGAACGGCGCCGCGATCGAGATTTACGACGAAAACTGCCGTCCGGTCCCGTTCTGGATCGAATACTGGTCTCCCAGAAAATCAAAGGCGCTGATATGGATACGCGACAGTCTCGAGGACAGGGAGAGTAAAACCTACAGCATATACTTCGGTGAGGGGACTCCAACAAAGGGATACCACCCTGAACAGGTCTTCCTGTTCTTCGATGATTTCACGGATCCCTGGACCGAAAAATGGCAAGAAGTGGACGACACCCCCACACAGTCCGGGGGCGAACTGACGATCCCCGGCGGTAACTCATACTACGTGGTGCGGACAAAGGAGACCCTGGACTACAGCGACTCGTTCGCCATTAGATTCAGGATGAAGGGAACTGCAAACAGCGACTGGGACAGCGGCGTTGGAATAGACGATGTTCTGCGACACACGGTGCTCTTCACCGATGATTACTCTGGCAGTGGGGACGGAATGGCGATTCATCTTGCCGGCTGGTGGCCAGCAACAGCAGTCGGTGACGGGGGACGTGCTGACATAAGAACGTTTAACACGTACGAGGCACAGGTGGTACCCCTGACCAATATACTACGGATTACGGAGTTCACATTCAGGGACATCCTGGACCAAGACGCCAACGCAATATCAAGGCAGGAGAGGGCAGATACCAGGTCGTTGGGGTGGACGTTTGGTACTCCCCAATATGTATATCTCGTGACAGACACGGACGGAAGTACGATCCCAGATACCATCTTTGACTACGTCTTGGTGAGAAAACATCCCAGCTCAGGAGACCTCCTCGACGACCCCAATTTCAACGGTATAAAGGTATCATCACCCCAGAAACTCCGGAGGGACATAGAAGAAAAACCAGAGGGAAGTAGTTCAATAACAATCACACCGGCAAGGGCCTACGACCTCCAGCCTTTCGTGGAGTGTCTCATGGATCAGAGATACTTTGGAACGTACTCCGGCTGGTCATTCTTTGAGAGGCTGGAGAACAGCAACCGCAACCACGAAGGCTACGTACGGCTCGCGAAGAGGATGCAGGATGAGCTGGGGATAAAGTATGGCAACGAGTACTACCCGATAGGCCTCGTCAGCTTCATGATACCCCACAGGGTCTACGACGAGAAGCTGTTCAATATATTCGTCAGCCTTCAAATCGCCCCGGAGGAAGGGGTGTCCAGTGCGGACTACAATTTCCTGAACCACTACTTCAAGTCGAGGGACGTTATCTCCAGTACCGGCTATCGTGTGTGGGGAATCTCCTACGAAGACCCGAACAATCCGAACCCCAATCTTCACAACCCGAGAGAGGTCCCGTTCTTCATTGACTACGAAACGGCTACCGCGATCTTCGGTACCGAAGGGGCAAACGACCTGCTGAAGAGGTGA
- a CDS encoding antitoxin family protein: MGEIIEVVYENGVLRPLKPLKLKEGQRLRVRIYHEDFLELAREMRKKVTPEKFKEDPTDYLLRLREEET, from the coding sequence ATGGGCGAGATTATTGAAGTGGTTTACGAGAACGGCGTGCTGAGGCCCCTCAAGCCCCTCAAGCTGAAGGAAGGGCAGAGGCTCAGGGTGAGGATTTACCACGAGGACTTTCTTGAGCTGGCAAGGGAAATGCGGAAGAAGGTAACCCCCGAGAAGTTCAAGGAAGACCCGACGGACTATCTCCTTCGCTTAAGGGAGGAGGAAACATGA
- a CDS encoding class III signal peptide-containing protein has translation MKIARRGQVSLEFMLVFGIMLILLIYSVNSITFQQGSTSTETLKMQVLLEEKSLANAIAGTVAQVYSQGPGAKSTTYVKVTYLAEPDYLQKAFGSAKVTIGGNEDSMLVWVGDSSVTSGANKNTVSTEVPYSLEDFDDLSFSDGLPSKSIRIVVTWDPSEDEGWSKNVAGDYLEITININPGG, from the coding sequence ATGAAGATTGCGAGACGCGGCCAGGTGTCACTTGAATTTATGCTCGTGTTCGGGATAATGCTCATACTTCTGATTTACTCAGTCAACAGCATCACATTCCAGCAGGGTTCGACTTCAACGGAGACCCTTAAAATGCAGGTGCTCCTCGAGGAGAAGAGCCTCGCCAACGCGATAGCCGGCACCGTGGCGCAGGTGTACTCTCAAGGGCCGGGTGCGAAGTCCACCACCTATGTAAAGGTCACCTACCTCGCCGAGCCAGACTACCTGCAGAAAGCCTTTGGCTCCGCGAAGGTGACGATAGGGGGAAACGAAGACTCCATGCTCGTATGGGTGGGGGACAGCTCTGTTACAAGCGGGGCAAATAAGAACACCGTATCCACCGAGGTTCCCTACAGCCTGGAAGACTTCGATGACCTCTCGTTTTCGGACGGCCTCCCTTCGAAGTCCATAAGGATAGTAGTTACGTGGGATCCAAGCGAGGATGAAGGATGGAGCAAAAATGTCGCCGGCGACTATCTCGAAATCACGATAAACATCAATCCCGGTGGGTGA
- a CDS encoding type II toxin-antitoxin system VapC family toxin, whose product MRVVVDTSVVFHLFSSFYPERAEVAEKIIEYAHLGSIELYAPRLGEVEFVAVLSRYFEREQVEKALTYYSEIIAWVPEELLIEELREVAFQTHHRASDIYFIATARYLDAVLVTNDRKMAELAKSLGLRAFYLVEESDAFFKLLEVSS is encoded by the coding sequence ATGAGGGTCGTGGTTGACACCTCCGTTGTTTTTCATCTGTTTTCCAGCTTCTATCCTGAAAGAGCAGAAGTCGCCGAGAAAATCATAGAATACGCACACCTTGGCTCAATAGAACTTTACGCCCCCCGTCTGGGCGAAGTTGAGTTCGTTGCTGTTCTCTCGAGGTATTTTGAGCGGGAGCAGGTTGAAAAGGCGCTGACTTATTACAGTGAAATAATTGCGTGGGTTCCGGAGGAACTGCTCATCGAGGAGCTTCGAGAGGTGGCTTTTCAGACACACCACCGGGCCTCTGACATCTATTTCATCGCAACCGCCCGTTATCTTGACGCGGTTCTGGTTACGAACGACAGAAAGATGGCCGAACTAGCAAAATCCCTCGGTTTGAGGGCTTTTTATCTCGTTGAAGAATCCGACGCCTTCTTCAAACTCTTGGAGGTGAGTTCATGA
- a CDS encoding prenyltransferase/squalene oxidase repeat-containing protein: MKKVLAAIMIVLMLIPAVGAGKIDGSVTFLSGASQSTKETREVSLALMALVSARDDVNWDITPDIDALVDELLDNQNQDGGWGHYFNEPSNVLDTAYAVIALTRAYPLMDVWKARDVERAIDSGIDYLLSAKEENGWGYIPGTPVSCYPTVVALWALGENGYTYNSRTVRDAVRYLESINASSCEISNYEFLALRVVAYHSTGYPLGSDVADQLKDILLKERMEVKERAMLTYALVLVSPLDLDVARALKMLEKEGRSSDDIFYWMNTPSLMSQTEIIASTAFALMALSHPLKVTIPGEVTNPYTMPCRELKYMQNLDGGWGLVLNEPSNEKATYYALLGLEKCYPTNESISKALEWARNAFERDALWVQKNGRMSVGYYYALETLLRYNLLSEEEKASAVELIRNAQLDYGLWGNTVLGPQPYETALAVKALLDLGVPANDPLIQAAKEWLLSISNGGWGTHVTTPHFSYMLKPDVLTTITVLEALENVATPEELEPHLQWLMDQRINGGWAYWKAYYVWQENREYPGTPSVELTVRATDMLLRYGHNYTSKTLDFVMNARDSGLIRNKPIETANAVLYLCRFQYIPPVSLNDVRAELDSDIFEVIAPGMDNESVAEIVNRLSDTFSGGFIAANGTGIGEGSYIVLSNFSGYSIRVYNPYLPFHIDGDNVTVGNVTVPLNKSVVLIPGKTPEGVVLFVFYEPENEGIAKDVFTTGFIKYIGGSAMVLVVENGRIKVIAVG, encoded by the coding sequence ATGAAGAAAGTTCTGGCCGCGATAATGATTGTTCTCATGCTGATTCCAGCCGTTGGCGCCGGAAAGATAGACGGCTCCGTGACGTTTCTCAGCGGGGCTTCCCAGAGCACGAAAGAAACGAGGGAAGTGAGCCTGGCACTGATGGCCCTCGTAAGCGCCCGTGACGACGTCAACTGGGACATAACCCCGGACATCGACGCACTCGTCGACGAGCTTCTCGACAACCAGAACCAGGACGGTGGCTGGGGCCACTACTTCAACGAACCCAGCAACGTTCTCGACACCGCCTATGCCGTGATAGCACTCACCAGGGCATACCCCCTGATGGACGTCTGGAAGGCACGGGACGTCGAGAGGGCAATTGATTCCGGAATCGACTACCTCCTCTCCGCCAAAGAAGAGAACGGCTGGGGATACATACCCGGAACCCCGGTCTCGTGCTATCCAACTGTCGTGGCCCTCTGGGCCCTCGGCGAAAACGGCTACACCTACAACAGCAGAACCGTCAGGGACGCCGTGAGGTACCTTGAGAGCATCAACGCCTCCTCCTGCGAGATTTCAAATTACGAATTCCTGGCCCTCAGGGTCGTGGCCTACCACAGCACCGGCTACCCCCTCGGAAGCGATGTGGCGGACCAACTCAAGGACATCCTCCTCAAGGAGAGAATGGAAGTCAAGGAGCGCGCCATGCTCACCTACGCCCTCGTTCTGGTCTCGCCCCTTGACCTCGATGTCGCAAGGGCGCTCAAAATGCTCGAAAAAGAGGGCAGGTCCTCGGACGATATATTCTACTGGATGAACACCCCGAGCCTCATGTCCCAGACGGAGATCATAGCCTCAACCGCTTTCGCCCTGATGGCGCTGTCTCACCCCCTGAAGGTCACAATCCCCGGCGAGGTCACCAACCCGTACACCATGCCCTGCAGGGAGCTCAAGTACATGCAGAACCTCGACGGGGGCTGGGGGCTCGTTCTCAATGAACCGAGCAACGAGAAGGCCACCTACTACGCCCTCCTCGGACTGGAGAAGTGCTATCCCACCAACGAGAGCATCAGTAAAGCCCTCGAGTGGGCCAGAAACGCCTTCGAGAGGGACGCCCTCTGGGTTCAGAAGAACGGGAGAATGTCTGTCGGCTATTACTACGCACTCGAGACCCTGCTCCGCTACAACCTGCTGAGCGAGGAGGAAAAGGCCAGTGCCGTTGAACTGATAAGAAACGCCCAGCTTGACTACGGCCTCTGGGGCAACACCGTCCTCGGTCCGCAGCCCTACGAAACGGCCCTCGCGGTCAAGGCCCTCCTCGACCTCGGCGTCCCCGCGAACGACCCCCTCATCCAGGCCGCCAAGGAGTGGCTTCTCAGCATAAGCAACGGCGGCTGGGGAACCCACGTCACGACCCCGCACTTCTCGTACATGCTCAAACCGGACGTGCTGACCACCATAACGGTCCTCGAAGCCCTAGAGAACGTGGCCACCCCCGAAGAGCTTGAACCCCACCTCCAGTGGCTCATGGACCAGAGAATAAACGGCGGCTGGGCCTATTGGAAGGCCTACTACGTCTGGCAGGAGAACAGGGAGTACCCAGGAACCCCGAGCGTTGAGCTTACCGTGCGCGCCACCGACATGCTCCTCAGATACGGCCACAACTACACCTCCAAGACCCTTGACTTCGTTATGAACGCCAGGGACAGCGGGCTGATAAGGAACAAGCCCATCGAGACCGCGAACGCTGTGCTCTATCTCTGCCGCTTCCAGTACATACCCCCAGTCAGCCTCAACGATGTGAGGGCAGAGCTCGACAGTGACATCTTTGAGGTCATCGCGCCCGGCATGGACAACGAGAGCGTGGCGGAGATAGTGAACCGCCTGAGCGACACGTTCAGCGGCGGCTTCATCGCGGCTAACGGCACCGGAATCGGCGAGGGAAGCTACATCGTTCTCTCGAACTTCAGTGGCTACAGTATAAGGGTCTACAACCCCTACCTGCCCTTCCACATAGACGGCGATAACGTTACCGTCGGCAACGTCACCGTTCCGCTGAACAAGTCAGTTGTCCTCATACCCGGCAAGACACCGGAAGGGGTGGTGCTCTTCGTATTCTACGAGCCGGAGAACGAGGGGATAGCGAAGGACGTCTTCACCACGGGCTTCATCAAGTACATCGGCGGAAGCGCAATGGTGCTCGTCGTCGAGAACGGAAGGATAAAAGTAATAGCGGTGGGGTGA
- a CDS encoding cell division protein FtsZ: MRALIIGVGQCGTKIADLFSLVDFETLAINTSRGDLEYLKHVPHERRILIGEGITGGKGVNANPILGREAMKRDLPVVMRKIGSIIGYEDVDIFFLTFGFGGGTGAGGTPILAEALKEEYPDSLVVAIGALPLREEGIRPTINAAITIDKLSKIADSIIAIDNNKLRGSGDDITHAYERINYTIVERIASLLALVDVPGEQTLDASDLKFVLKAFGSFATVGYAKAEAGRVKSLSRLIIKSFENEGLYLDANIESALYGLVAVHGPPEVLKAGDIFEALDYLTNKIKGKQIFRGFYPDPREREVEVVTLLSGIYDSKSIEDIIITARNYAQSFMKAKEEAESRKKELLSGLPDFDDVYPSGDVYEGTFPDVNEVAKRLRRGKDD, translated from the coding sequence GTGAGGGCTCTAATCATCGGGGTCGGTCAGTGCGGAACTAAAATCGCCGACCTCTTTTCTCTTGTTGATTTTGAAACCCTTGCGATAAACACTTCCCGTGGGGACCTTGAATACCTCAAGCACGTTCCCCACGAGCGCAGGATACTCATCGGTGAGGGCATAACCGGGGGAAAGGGCGTCAACGCCAACCCCATACTCGGCAGAGAAGCCATGAAGCGCGACCTGCCCGTTGTGATGCGCAAGATAGGGTCAATAATAGGCTACGAGGACGTGGACATATTCTTCCTCACCTTCGGATTCGGCGGCGGAACCGGGGCCGGGGGGACGCCCATCCTCGCGGAGGCCCTGAAGGAGGAGTATCCCGACTCCCTCGTCGTCGCAATAGGGGCCCTTCCCCTCAGGGAGGAGGGCATCAGGCCAACAATCAACGCCGCCATAACCATAGACAAGCTCTCGAAGATAGCCGACTCCATAATCGCCATAGACAACAACAAGCTCCGCGGGAGCGGCGACGACATAACCCACGCCTACGAGCGGATAAACTATACAATAGTCGAGCGCATAGCTTCCCTCCTGGCGCTCGTCGATGTTCCCGGCGAGCAGACCCTCGACGCGAGCGACCTGAAGTTCGTCCTCAAGGCGTTCGGCAGCTTCGCCACAGTGGGGTACGCAAAGGCCGAAGCGGGCAGGGTCAAGAGCCTCTCGCGCCTCATTATAAAATCGTTCGAAAACGAGGGACTGTACCTCGACGCCAACATAGAGTCCGCGCTCTACGGCCTCGTGGCGGTCCACGGGCCCCCGGAGGTCCTGAAGGCAGGGGATATCTTTGAAGCGCTCGACTATCTCACCAACAAAATAAAGGGAAAGCAGATATTCCGCGGCTTCTACCCCGACCCGCGCGAGAGGGAGGTCGAGGTTGTAACCCTCCTCAGCGGCATCTACGACAGCAAGAGCATAGAGGACATCATAATCACCGCCAGAAACTACGCCCAGTCGTTTATGAAGGCAAAAGAGGAAGCAGAAAGCCGGAAAAAAGAGCTTCTGAGCGGTCTGCCGGATTTCGACGACGTCTATCCCTCAGGTGACGTATACGAGGGGACGTTCCCCGACGTGAACGAGGTGGCAAAGAGGCTGAGGAGGGGAAAGGATGACTGA